The following nucleotide sequence is from Tardiphaga sp. 709.
CTTGAGTTCGTCGGTCCACATTTGCGGAGTTTGGTCGGGGCGCGCATAGATCAGATCGAACGAATAGCGATCGAACGCGCTGCGCGCGATGGCCACGGCATCGAGTGCCTCGCGCGCCGTATGCAAACGTCCCAGTGATTTCAGCGACGCATCGTCAAGCGCCTGTACGCCGAGCGACACGCGGTTGACGCCGGCCTCGCGATAGCCCCGAAAGCGCGTCGCTTCGACGGAGGTCGGGTTGGCTTCGAGTGATACTTCGACGTCGGAAGCGACGTTCCAGTATTTACCGATCGAGTCGAGAATAGCGCCGACGGTTTGTGGCTGCATCAGCGACGGCGTACCGCCGCCGAGAAAGATCGACGTCACCGTACGGCCGGGCGTGCGCGCTGCGGTGGTTTCGATCTCGCGTGCGAAAGCGCGCGCGAAACGTACTTCATCGACAGCGTGATGACGGACATGGCTGTTGAAGTCGCAATAGGGGCACTTCGACAGGCAGAACGGCCAGTGCACATAGACGCCGAAAGCGTCTTGCTGTGCGTCAGCGGGGTTCAAGGCAGATCTCCGCGAGTTTCACGAATGCCCTGGCGCGATGCGACAAGCCCTCGCCGAGTGGCGGCAACCCGTGCTTCTCAACCGCGGTCATTTCGCCATAGGTGCGCGTGTGACCATCGGGCAGGAATGTCGGATCGTAGCCGAAGCCGGCGGTGCCGCGCGGCGGCCAGACCAGCGTGCCATGCGCATGCGCTTCGACTTCCTCGAGATGACCGTCGGGCCACGCCACGCAGAGTGCGGAGACGAAATGCGCGGTGCGCTTGTCAGGCGAGGTCGCGCCGCGCTCTTGCAGCAAACGCTCGATGCGCGTCATTGCGCCGGTGAAGTCCTTGGACTCGCCGGCC
It contains:
- the rdgB gene encoding RdgB/HAM1 family non-canonical purine NTP pyrophosphatase produces the protein MHRRITGKLVIATHNPGKLAEMRDLLAPYGIEAVSAGELGLAEPDETGNTFKANAAIKAIAAANVAQLPAFADDSGLVVDALDGAPGILSARWAGESKDFTGAMTRIERLLQERGATSPDKRTAHFVSALCVAWPDGHLEEVEAHAHGTLVWPPRGTAGFGYDPTFLPDGHTRTYGEMTAVEKHGLPPLGEGLSHRARAFVKLAEICLEPR